The genome window AGAACGCCCTCCATTATGACGATGGCCTGGAAGATGGCCTAGAGGGGGGCGGCTGCGCCGACAGGCGCTCCGGCCCTCCCTCTTTAAGACTTGATAAGACTCCGACAAGTGAACGGGATATTCTTATCAGCCTAGGGGAATCATCGGATCAGCACTATGAGGAAGGGAGAACGACGACTCTTTATTGTCGAAATTCTGGTCATAAGAGGGTGCTTCCTAAGCGGTGCAAGGGCAGGACATGCCCTGTCTGTAGGGAAAGAGACTTCGCTAGGCTCTGTGTCCAATATAAGACGGTTCTCCAATCGGTAAGCCATCCTAAGTTCATAACGATTTCACCAAAAAACGTCGTCAACCTAACTCAACGCTATGTGAGGTGGTTTCACTGTGCGGTGAAAAAGCTTCTGCGTCGTGCTCGATGGAAGGAGGTGATTCATGGGGGTGTGCTGTTTGCGGAGTGTACGAATATCGGGAACGGGTGGCACCCTCATCTGCATGGTCTCATAGATGCCTGGTTTGTCGATAAGAAGGAGTTCGCAAAGGAAATTAGTGAAGAGCTAGGCGTTCCGTGTTTTGTCGATGTTCAAGAGTGGGATAAGCCTGAGAATATTCTGAAGTACTGTCTTGGGTATCTGAAGAAGTCGCCAGATATTTATAGGGTGGATGGTCTATCCAAGAAGCAATTAAAGCTAGGGCATTCAAAGCAGTATGTCGGGTCATGGAACGCGGTGAGGGAAAGGAAATTCAAGTTTGATTCAGCCTATAGGGGGGTAAGGACTGTGATTCCATTTGGCAAGCTCTACGGGGTGAAGAGGCCGGAAAAGAAGCCGTTGCAGTGTGAGTGTGGTTGTAAGGAATGGCTCTCGGAGTTTGGTCTGCGGTCCATGATCCTTGATGAAGAGGGGGCGGAAACGAATCTAAGTAGAAAGCGGGGTGCCGTGTTCCATGGGTCTCCATCAAAGCCAGTTGGTAGGAAGTGGCGTGATGAGATTTTAAGAGAAACGGAGGTGGATGATGGCTCGGAATAAAGGGCCTGGGTGGGTGGTTCGGAGTATTGAGGGGCGTCAACGGTGTGCGTGTAAGGTCTGTGGCCGGTCGCTAGTGGTCGAGCGGTCTAGTCGTGGTGATGCGGCGCGGTGCTTTGTCTGTGCTCGGGTCGTGGTCTATGGGGAATTAATAACAGGCGATGATTCCGGGTTTTCTGTCGAAACTGTTTTCTATCCCTTACTAGGTGAGGTGTGAAGGTGAAGGATTGCAAAAGGGGAAGGCCTCTTTGTGAGGTCTGTAGGGTGCCTGTCTGTCGGTTGCGGTTGTCTCGGGGGTATTGGTGCTCATCGTGTCAGACAAGAATAGGTGCAAGGTTTGGAAGTTATTAATTTTCAACAAGGGGGGGGTGATGTCGTGAGATTCAAGCTTAATGCTCGTTGTGGCCGGTGTGATGTGCGGATGGTCTTTTCGTCGATGCCTGGGGTCAAGGTGTTCACCTGTCCTGTCTGTGATCGGGTCACGGTCAGAGCTGAGACGGTTACGGCTGGGGATGCCTATGACGCCAGAATGAAAGCACAGGGGTATCATCGGCTCCGGTAGAAAACATCATCCCTGCCAACCCCTACAAACCCTCGGGTTGCAGGGAAACTCTTTGTGGTGAAGCCCTGGTTTTGGCGGAATGCCTAGG of Fimbriimonadaceae bacterium contains these proteins:
- a CDS encoding protein rep — its product is NALHYDDGLEDGLEGGGCADRRSGPPSLRLDKTPTSERDILISLGESSDQHYEEGRTTTLYCRNSGHKRVLPKRCKGRTCPVCRERDFARLCVQYKTVLQSVSHPKFITISPKNVVNLTQRYVRWFHCAVKKLLRRARWKEVIHGGVLFAECTNIGNGWHPHLHGLIDAWFVDKKEFAKEISEELGVPCFVDVQEWDKPENILKYCLGYLKKSPDIYRVDGLSKKQLKLGHSKQYVGSWNAVRERKFKFDSAYRGVRTVIPFGKLYGVKRPEKKPLQCECGCKEWLSEFGLRSMILDEEGAETNLSRKRGAVFHGSPSKPVGRKWRDEILRETEVDDGSE